In Panthera tigris isolate Pti1 chromosome C1, P.tigris_Pti1_mat1.1, whole genome shotgun sequence, the following proteins share a genomic window:
- the FNDC10 gene encoding fibronectin type III domain-containing protein 10, with amino-acid sequence MRAPPLLLLLAACAPPPRAAAAAAAAAPTPPGWEPAADAPWCPYKVLPEGPEAGGGRLCFRSPARGFRCQAPGCAAHASAGRSLRASVLRNRSVLLQWRLAPAEARRVRAFALNCSWRGAYTRFPCERVLLGASCRDYLLPDVHDGVRYRLCLQPLPLRAEPAAAAAAAAAAAPEPAGPAECVEFAAEPAGMREIVVAMTAVGGSICVMLVVICLLVAYITENLMHPAFGRPGLRRQP; translated from the coding sequence ATGCGCGccccgccgctgctgctgctgctggccgcCTGCGCGCCgccgccccgcgccgccgccgccgccgccgccgccgccccgacGCCGCCGGGCTGGGAGCCGGCGGCCGACGCGCCCTGGTGCCCCTACAAGGTGCTGCCCGAGGGCCCCGAGGCGGGCGGCGGGCGCCTGTGCTTCCGCAGCCCCGCGCGCGGCTTCCGCTGCCAGGCGCCCGGCTGCGCGGCGCACGCCTCGGCCGGCCGCTCGCTGCGCGCCAGCGTCCTGCGCAACCGCAGCGTGCTGCTGCAGTGGCGCCTGGCGCCGGCCGAGGCGCGCCGCGTGCGCGCCTTCGCGCTCAACTGCTCGTGGCGCGGCGCCTACACGCGCTTCCCGTGCGAGCGCGTGCTGCTCGGCGCCTCCTGCCGAGACTACCTGCTGCCCGACGTGCACGACGGCGTGCGCTACCGCCTGTGCCTGCAGCCGCTGCCGCTGCGCGCCgagcccgccgccgccgccgccgccgccgcggccgccgccccgGAGCCCGCCGGGCCCGCCGAGTGCGTGGAGTTCGCTGCCGAGCCGGCCGGCATGCGGGAGATCGTGGTGGCCATGACGGCGGTGGGCGGCTCCATCTGCGTCATGCTGGTGGTCATCTGCCTGCTCGTGGCCTACATCACCGAGAACCTCATGCACCCGGCTTTTGGGCGCCCCGGCCTGCGCAGGCAGCCCTGA